A window of Parcubacteria group bacterium contains these coding sequences:
- a CDS encoding lysine--tRNA ligase has translation MPTLEELRQTRIQKLENIRDEKKNPYPSQIKRDYRIKEVINKFWIWRLTKKEFYLTGRIKTQRIHGRVAFFDLEDGSGKIQGLLSPADLADKKSYDEFISDYDIGDFVEIKGSLFKTKKCEKTIRIKEIRMIAKSLRPLPEKWHGLKDTEERYRKRYLDLLMSSEIREKFLKRSEIIREIRNFLGERDFNEFETPMLQIIPGGASARPFKTHLNALDMDLYLRIAPELYLKRLLVGGFEKVYEIGRNFRNEGMDAAHNPEFTMLETYIAYKDSRYLEYFIQELFEYLIKKLNNGNLVIEYENNRIDFSKPWHQKNYDKLIKEYGDFDIAKKNLIQPTFVVGFPAELLPLSKTTEKDSSKADAFQVFIGGLELVKGYSELNDPIKQQKRFEEQENLRLNNEEAQRLDEDFLESLEYGMPPAAGFGMGIDRLAMLLTNSHTAREIILFPTMKPKE, from the coding sequence ATGCCGACATTAGAAGAGCTTCGACAAACAAGAATCCAAAAGCTTGAAAACATCAGAGATGAAAAGAAAAATCCATATCCGTCACAGATTAAGCGCGATTATCGAATCAAGGAAGTTATTAATAAATTCTGGATTTGGCGTCTAACCAAAAAAGAATTTTATTTAACGGGAAGGATAAAAACTCAGCGTATTCACGGTCGGGTGGCATTTTTCGACCTTGAAGACGGTAGCGGGAAAATCCAAGGCCTTTTAAGCCCTGCCGACCTGGCCGATAAAAAATCTTACGATGAGTTTATTAGTGATTATGATATTGGCGATTTTGTTGAAATTAAAGGATCTCTTTTTAAAACTAAAAAATGTGAAAAAACAATCCGGATAAAAGAAATAAGAATGATCGCCAAGTCCCTACGGCCTTTGCCTGAAAAATGGCATGGTCTGAAAGATACCGAGGAGCGCTACCGAAAAAGATATCTGGACCTCTTGATGAGTAGTGAGATAAGAGAAAAATTTTTAAAACGCTCTGAAATTATCAGAGAAATTAGGAATTTTTTGGGTGAACGAGATTTTAATGAATTTGAAACCCCTATGCTCCAAATAATTCCCGGAGGCGCCTCGGCCAGGCCTTTTAAAACACATTTAAACGCGCTTGATATGGACCTATATTTACGAATAGCGCCGGAACTTTATTTAAAACGGCTTTTAGTCGGAGGTTTTGAAAAAGTTTATGAAATAGGCCGTAATTTCCGAAACGAAGGAATGGATGCCGCCCACAATCCCGAATTCACAATGCTTGAGACCTATATCGCCTACAAAGATTCTCGCTATTTAGAGTATTTTATTCAGGAATTATTTGAATACCTGATTAAAAAATTAAATAACGGCAATTTGGTCATAGAATATGAAAACAATCGTATTGATTTCAGTAAACCTTGGCACCAAAAAAATTACGATAAACTGATAAAAGAATACGGCGATTTTGACATCGCCAAGAAAAATCTTATCCAGCCAACTTTTGTTGTTGGCTTTCCGGCCGAACTTTTACCGCTTTCCAAAACAACGGAAAAAGATAGCTCCAAGGCCGACGCTTTTCAAGTTTTTATCGGAGGTTTAGAGTTGGTTAAGGGATACAGCGAGCTAAATGATCCTATAAAACAACAAAAAAGATTTGAAGAACAAGAAAACCTAAGATTAAATAACGAAGAAGCCCAACGACTTGATGAAGATTTTTTAGAATCTCTAGAATACGGAATGCCGCCGGCCGCTGGATTTGGAATGGGTATTGACAGATTGGCGATGCTACTCACAAATTCCCACACCGCGAGAGAAATCATATTATTTCCAACAATGAAACCTAAGGAATAA
- the greA gene encoding transcription elongation factor GreA, with protein sequence MANQTYLSLEGIETLKKELQELKTKKRQEIAKRLQEAKDLGDLSENAEYFEAKEAQSLNESRIGELEELLKNAVIIEEPSEENTVNIGSTIEVKSTTNGIERFSIVGSAEARPQEGKISNESPLGRSFLNRKIGEEVEVKSPGGTTKYKIIKIEK encoded by the coding sequence ATGGCAAATCAAACTTACTTAAGCCTTGAAGGCATTGAGACGCTTAAAAAAGAGCTTCAAGAACTAAAAACAAAAAAACGGCAAGAAATTGCCAAGCGCCTTCAGGAAGCTAAAGACTTGGGCGATCTTTCTGAAAACGCGGAATATTTTGAGGCCAAGGAAGCACAATCGTTAAATGAGTCGCGAATTGGAGAACTGGAAGAACTTTTAAAAAACGCGGTTATTATTGAAGAACCCAGTGAAGAGAACACTGTTAATATTGGCTCAACAATTGAGGTAAAATCTACTACCAACGGCATAGAACGTTTTAGTATTGTCGGTTCTGCCGAAGCCAGGCCACAAGAAGGAAAAATTTCAAATGAATCGCCGTTGGGACGCTCTTTTTTAAATCGGAAAATAGGTGAGGAAGTAGAAGTTAAAAGCCCCGGCGGAACTACGAAATATAAAATAATTAAAATTGAGAAATAA